One region of Camelus bactrianus isolate YW-2024 breed Bactrian camel chromosome 22, ASM4877302v1, whole genome shotgun sequence genomic DNA includes:
- the DDX39A gene encoding ATP-dependent RNA helicase DDX39A: protein MAEQDVENELLDYEEDEEPQAPPENAPAPPKKDVKGSYVSIHSSGFRDFLLKPELLRAIVDCGFEHPSEVQHECIPQAILGMDVLCQAKSGMGKTAVFVLATLQQIEPVNGQVTVLVMCHTRELAFQISKEYERFSKYMPSVKVSVFFGGLSIKKDEEVLKKNCPHVVVGTPGRILALVRNRSLNLRNVKHFVLDECDKMLEQLDMRRDVQEIFRLTPHEKQCMMFSATLSKEIRPVCRKFMQDPMEVFVDDETKLTLHGLQQYYVKLKDSEKNRKLFDLLDVLEFNQVVIFVKSVQRCMALAQLLVEQNFPAIAIHRGMAQEERLSRYQQFKDFQRRILVATNLFGRGMDIERVNIVFNYDMPEDSDTYLHRVARAGRFGTKGLAITFVSDENDAKILNDVQDRFEVNVAELPEEIDISTYIEQSR from the exons ATGGCGGAACAGGATGTGGAAAACGAGCTTCTGGATTACGAGGAAGATGAAGAGCCCCAGGCTCCTCCAGAGAATGCCCCAGCTCCGCCCAAGAAAGATGTCAAGGGGTCCTACGTTTCCATCCACAGCTCTGGTTTCCGGGACTTCCTCCTGAAGCCAGAGCTCCTGAGGGCCATAGTGGACTGCGGCTTCGAGCATCCATCTGAGG TCCAGCACGAGTGTATTCCACAAGCCATCCTGGGCATGGACGTCCTGTGCCAAGCCAAGTCAGGGATGGGGAAGACGGCAGTTTTTGTGTTGGCCACCCTGCAGCAGATTGAGCCCGTCAACGGACAG gTGACAGTCCTGGTTATGTGCCACACCCGGGAGCTGGCCTTCCAGATCAGCAAGGAGTATGAGCGCTTCTCCAAGTACATGCCCAGTGTCAAG GTGTCTGTGTTCTTCGGGGGCCTCTCTATCAAGAAAGATGAGGAGGTGTTGAAGAAGAACTGTCCCCACGTTGTGGTGGGGACACCAGGTCGGATCCTGGCACTGGTGCGAAACAGGAGCCTGAACCTGAGGAACGTGAAgcactttgtgctggatgaatgcgACAAGATGCTGGAGCAGCTCG ACATGCGGCGGGACGTGCAGGAGATCTTCCGTCTGACCCCGCACGAGAAGCAGTGCATGATGTTCAGCGCCACCCTGAGCAAGGAGATCCGGCCCGTCTGCAGGAAGTTCATGCAAGAC CCCATGGAGGTGTTCGTGGACGACGAGACCAAGCTCACGCTGCATGGGCTGCAGCAGTACTATGTCAAACTTAAGGACAGTGAGAAGAACCGCAAGCTCTTTGACCTCCTGGACGTGTTGGAGTTTAACCAG GTGGTGATATTTGTGAAGTCGGTGCAGCGCTGCATGGCCTTAGCCCAGCTCCTCGTGGAGCAGAACTTCCCCGCCATCGCCATCCACAGGGGCATGGCCCAGGAGGAGCG CCTGTCACGCTATCAGCAGTTCAAGGACTTCCAGCGGCGGATCCTGGTGGCCACCAACCTCTTTGGCCGAGGGATGGACATTGAGCGTGTCAACATTGTCTTCAATTATGATATGCCCGAGGACTCAGATACCTACCTCCACCGG GTGGCCCGTGCAGGTCGCTTTGGTACCAAAGGCCTGGCTATCACTTTCGTGTCTGATGAGAATGATGCCAAAATCCTCAATGATGTTCAGGACCGGTTTGAAGTGAACGTGGCAGAGCTTCCAGAAGAAATCGACATCTCCACATACA TTGAACAGAGCCGGTAA